The following proteins are encoded in a genomic region of Spirosoma sp. SC4-14:
- a CDS encoding helix-turn-helix transcriptional regulator: protein MKRSYLGEFEEIVLLTVAVLELQKQAYGVAITHEIIEQTGRSVRLNQIHSALDRLEDKGMVKSEMGEPTAERGGRRKRLFSVTAYGRRTLQEIQEVRVSFWNRLLNPLNSIGQRGWGMG from the coding sequence ATGAAACGAAGCTACTTGGGTGAGTTTGAAGAGATCGTCCTACTGACGGTAGCTGTCCTGGAACTGCAAAAGCAGGCCTACGGTGTTGCCATCACGCACGAGATCATCGAGCAAACGGGTCGTTCGGTACGGCTCAATCAGATTCATTCGGCGCTGGACCGGCTCGAAGATAAAGGCATGGTAAAGTCGGAAATGGGCGAACCCACTGCCGAACGGGGTGGTCGCCGGAAACGGCTGTTTAGCGTTACGGCCTACGGTCGGCGGACCTTGCAGGAAATTCAGGAAGTCCGGGTTAGCTTCTGGAACCGATTGCTGAATCCACTAAATAGCATAGGGCAGAGGGGTTGGGGCATGGGGTAG
- a CDS encoding DNA-3-methyladenine glycosylase I, which produces MSYCHAIDTMTEERKALHKAYHDYQYGFPIHDDNELFCRLVLEINQAGLSWETILKKEATFRKAYDNFDLKTVASYTDADRERLLADPGIIRNRLKINAAIENAKTILQLQTEHGSFENWLALHHPKTKAEWVKLFKKTFRFTGGEIVNEFLMSIGYLPGAHVTNCPVYQTILDARPKWFV; this is translated from the coding sequence ATGTCTTATTGCCACGCCATCGACACGATGACGGAGGAACGGAAAGCCCTCCACAAAGCCTATCACGACTATCAGTATGGTTTCCCCATTCACGACGACAACGAACTGTTCTGTCGGCTGGTGCTGGAAATCAATCAGGCTGGCCTAAGCTGGGAAACCATTCTGAAAAAAGAAGCGACCTTCCGAAAAGCATACGACAATTTCGACCTGAAAACCGTTGCCAGCTATACCGATGCCGACCGGGAACGCTTATTGGCCGATCCGGGCATCATCCGCAACCGACTGAAGATCAACGCGGCCATTGAGAATGCGAAGACAATTTTACAGTTACAGACCGAACATGGTTCCTTTGAGAACTGGCTGGCGTTGCATCACCCTAAAACCAAGGCCGAATGGGTAAAGCTGTTCAAAAAAACATTCCGGTTTACAGGTGGAGAAATCGTCAATGAATTTCTGATGAGCATTGGCTATCTACCCGGTGCACACGTTACCAACTGCCCCGTTTATCAAACCATACTGGATGCCCGTCCGAAGTGGTTCGTTTGA